One genomic region from Cydia amplana chromosome Z, ilCydAmpl1.1, whole genome shotgun sequence encodes:
- the LOC134661611 gene encoding uncharacterized protein LOC134661611, with protein sequence MSENSPFNWSGLTRRSPPSTPTPQPGPPGPTPANMPQEEEPPKVFPTSDIQTWLKKIELNLHDVCSTSAEGKLNTDQKIRINNLCRNVSHLASQMAIEYQSLKSHAVQAYQSRQAHQEKMDLVQRIQELKESIEESSQQVSGPVSFADALKKNGTRYVQPSNISSVAIYPVDKLKSSEETKSLVQKIIRPEEMKLHVRGLRKIKNGGVVISTDSKEDVIKLKQSAQLMTSGLTVDEPQKRKPRIVVIGVPADMQEPEVLKCIFHQNLADKLQDWSLEKFMASTKLSHKSGKKDAETCNYIIEVSGAIRKALITNDRVFVNWSSCPVRDFTLVTRCFKCQLYNHAAKTCKMETHICGHCGEAGHSFKECTKKDEAPKCATCSYYKKPCNHQTGEADCPARKMAEKRYLNSIDYEGA encoded by the coding sequence ATGTCGGAGAATAGTCCATTTAATTGGAGTGGACTAACACGCCGCAGCCCGCCCTCAACGCCCACGCCGCAGCCCGGCCCGCCCGGGCCCACACCAGCAAACATGCCGCAGGAAGAAGAGCCCCCGAAGGTATTTCCTACGAGTGACATCCAGACCTGGCTGAAAAAGATCGAACTGAACCTCCACGACGTATGCTCTACATCTGCAGAAGGTAAACTTAACACTGACCAGAAGATCAGAATTAACAACTTGTGTCGCAACGTGAGCCACTTAGCCTCACAAATGGCTATTGAATACCAATCCCTAAAAAGCCACGCAGTCCAAGCATATCAGTCTCGCCAAGCGCATCAGGAAAAAATGGACCTCGTACAACGCATCCAAGAATTAAAGGAGTCAATTGAGGAATCCAGCCAACAAGTTTCGGGACCTGTATCGTTTGCCGACGCCCTGAAGAAAAATGGAACGAGGTACGTTCAACCGTCTAACATTAGCTCAGTCGCAATCTATCCGGTTGACAAGTTGAAATCGAGTGAGGAGACAAAATCTCTCGTTCAAAAGATTATCCGGCCCGAAGAAATGAAGTTGCACGTGAGAGGGTTGCGCAAGATCAAAAACGGCGGTGTAGTGATAAGCACTGACTCAAAAGAAGACGTAATAAAACTCAAGCAATCGGCGCAGCTTATGACCTCTGGACTCACCGTTGACGAGCCACAAAAACGCAAGCCCAGAATTGTAGTCATTGGAGTTCCCGCGGACATGCAGGAACCTGAAGTCCTCAAGTGCATATTCCATCAAAACTTAGCCGATAAATTACAAGATTGGTCGCTCGAAAAATTTATGGCTTCCACTAAGCTCAGTCACAAATCCGGAAAAAAGGACGCCGAGACCTGTAATTATATAattgaagtttctggagcgataCGCAAGGCCTTAATTACGAACGACAGAGTTTTTGTGAATTGGTCATCGTGCCCTGTTAGGGATTTCACCTTGGTTACGCGCTGTTTCAAATGTCAGCTTTACAATCATGCAGCGAAGACCTGCAAAATGGAGACTCACATCTGCGGCCACTGCGGCGAAGCGGGTCACTCATTTAAGGAATGCACAAAAAAGGACGAAGCACCAAAATGTGCAACATGCTCGTACTACAAGAAACCATGCAACCACCAAACAGGCGAAGCCGACTGCCCAGCTAGAAAAATGGCcgaaaaaaggtatttaaactcTATAGATTATGAAGGCGCCTAG